From one Microbacter margulisiae genomic stretch:
- a CDS encoding glycoside hydrolase family 31 protein encodes MLNLSDTRKRFFLFIMCIIPVIASGEVYKSYTLQHNHLSIQLNDGVLDLIPLSDNAVRVRYYKGAEAQVPELIFTQKQEKPAFHITDSPLRLELKEAKMTVVLEKQDGQLSFVNAMGKVFLREIPGSRKLTADSVMKEPCFVAGQSFDSPPNEYLYGLGQFQDGYLNLRNVSRKLIQVNTQISLPFIYSSRGYGLLWHQYGLTYFNPADHSIPLVKKEAIVGGSQEEDVTTTSGTQKISRQESLYTGTFMIKKGGEYSLMLDLGAMDSRQFLVIDDTIRIDQSNLWLPPAVSTLVRLKAGEHKVQVICKSTNTPKLRWRLTDNETTFRSPDANMLDYVVFYGPSADKVISTYRNLSGNVPLLPEWAYGFWQCRERYTSSSELVNTVKEFRERKIPMDVIVQDWQYWGNNGWGVPKFDTTHYPHPSVFLKAIHDLHAHFCISIWSNPDKNSAIGKEFESKNLYIPDSKWLDYFNPETRKEYWNTLNKNLFSHGVDSWWMDATEPENDALHGAKTYLGSGDFYRLTYPLFVSRAVYEGQRATTNQKRVCILTRSAFLGQQRYGTINWSGDIGGTWDSYRRQIVAGLNYTITGMPYWTTDIGGFFRPGNAQYTDKKYQELLIRWYQWGAFNPIFRIHGYQSKTEPWNYSEQVQEGMLKMLKLRYRLLPYLYSEAWQVTRNGYTIMRPLVMDFSRDSIALHQQYEYMFGSSFLVAPVTRPNVSAWKVYLPQAVLWYNFWTGQPFKGGQTIHTAAPLDQIPLFVRAGSIVPMGKYIQYAGEKPADTLEIRIYTGVNGSFKLYEDQGNNYNYENGSYTIIPFSWNERHKILIIGKRHGNYPGCLKRRIFNVVLVNDSEGTGIAESKTKKQVLYTGKEIKINMDNIHNESATSVNGKRIRFLLQNHAQS; translated from the coding sequence CAGAACTCATTTTTACACAAAAACAAGAAAAGCCGGCATTTCATATAACCGACTCACCTTTAAGACTTGAATTAAAAGAGGCAAAGATGACTGTTGTATTGGAAAAGCAAGATGGTCAATTATCCTTTGTTAATGCCATGGGGAAAGTATTCCTGCGGGAAATTCCGGGAAGCCGTAAATTAACAGCAGATTCCGTTATGAAGGAACCCTGTTTTGTTGCAGGGCAAAGCTTTGATTCACCCCCGAACGAATACCTTTACGGATTGGGACAATTTCAGGATGGCTATCTGAATTTACGCAATGTCAGCCGGAAGTTGATACAAGTCAATACACAAATTTCCCTCCCCTTTATTTATTCGAGCAGGGGATATGGCCTTCTATGGCATCAATATGGCCTTACCTATTTTAATCCAGCCGATCATTCTATTCCCCTGGTCAAGAAAGAAGCTATTGTTGGAGGAAGCCAGGAAGAAGATGTAACCACCACTTCAGGAACACAAAAAATCTCTAGGCAAGAGTCACTCTATACAGGAACATTTATGATTAAAAAAGGAGGGGAATATTCCCTCATGTTGGATCTTGGAGCCATGGATAGCCGTCAATTTCTGGTGATAGATGATACCATACGCATAGATCAGTCAAATTTATGGTTGCCACCGGCAGTGAGTACCCTTGTCAGGCTTAAAGCAGGAGAGCATAAGGTACAAGTGATATGCAAGTCGACCAATACACCAAAATTAAGATGGAGGCTCACAGATAACGAAACCACCTTTCGTTCCCCAGATGCAAATATGTTGGATTATGTAGTTTTTTACGGTCCATCAGCAGATAAAGTAATATCCACATACCGGAATTTATCAGGCAACGTCCCCCTTCTTCCAGAATGGGCTTATGGTTTCTGGCAATGCAGGGAGCGTTATACCTCCAGTTCTGAACTCGTAAACACAGTAAAGGAATTCCGGGAAAGGAAAATTCCCATGGATGTTATTGTGCAGGATTGGCAATATTGGGGTAATAATGGGTGGGGAGTCCCAAAGTTTGACACAACCCACTATCCCCACCCATCGGTTTTTCTTAAAGCCATACATGACCTGCATGCACATTTCTGTATCTCTATTTGGTCAAATCCGGATAAAAATTCCGCCATAGGAAAAGAGTTCGAGTCAAAAAATCTCTATATCCCCGATAGTAAATGGTTGGATTATTTTAATCCCGAAACAAGGAAAGAGTACTGGAATACTTTAAACAAGAATCTATTTAGCCACGGAGTTGATTCATGGTGGATGGATGCAACAGAACCTGAAAACGACGCGCTACATGGAGCAAAGACCTATCTGGGGTCAGGTGATTTTTACCGGCTTACCTATCCACTGTTTGTCAGCAGGGCAGTATATGAAGGCCAGCGGGCAACGACCAACCAAAAGAGAGTTTGTATTTTAACACGTTCAGCATTCCTGGGACAACAACGATATGGAACGATCAACTGGTCAGGAGATATAGGCGGTACCTGGGACTCCTACCGGAGACAGATTGTAGCAGGCTTAAACTATACCATTACCGGAATGCCCTATTGGACAACAGACATTGGCGGGTTTTTCCGTCCGGGCAATGCACAATACACTGACAAAAAATACCAGGAATTACTCATCCGGTGGTATCAGTGGGGAGCATTTAACCCTATTTTCCGTATTCATGGTTACCAATCTAAAACCGAGCCGTGGAATTACAGTGAGCAGGTTCAGGAAGGCATGCTGAAAATGCTAAAGCTGCGTTACCGGTTACTTCCCTACCTGTATTCTGAAGCATGGCAGGTAACCAGGAACGGTTATACCATCATGCGGCCACTGGTAATGGATTTTTCCAGGGATAGTATCGCTCTACATCAACAATATGAATACATGTTTGGTTCTTCCTTTCTTGTTGCTCCGGTTACCAGGCCCAACGTATCAGCATGGAAAGTCTATTTACCCCAGGCGGTTTTATGGTACAATTTCTGGACAGGCCAACCATTCAAAGGAGGGCAAACCATACACACAGCAGCACCCTTGGATCAGATACCCTTGTTTGTCAGGGCAGGTTCCATTGTCCCCATGGGAAAATATATCCAGTATGCAGGAGAAAAACCGGCAGACACCCTTGAGATACGAATCTATACAGGTGTCAATGGCAGCTTTAAGTTATATGAAGACCAAGGGAATAATTACAATTATGAAAATGGGAGCTATACCATTATACCATTTAGTTGGAATGAAAGGCATAAGATCTTGATAATTGGGAAGAGACATGGAAATTATCCCGGTTGCCTGAAGCGACGCATTTTTAATGTTGTTCTTGTAAATGACTCAGAGGGAACAGGTATAGCCGAGAGTAAAACAAAAAAACAGGTGCTATATACGGGAAAAGAAATTAAAATAAACATGGATAACATACATAATGAATCTGCAACATCTGTCAATGGAAAAAGGATTAGATTTTTGTTACAGAATCATGCACAATCCTAA